The proteins below are encoded in one region of Clostridium pasteurianum DSM 525 = ATCC 6013:
- a CDS encoding MFS transporter: MEEKINIKPIVFVLFMTIFIIGADTFIISPLVPTISKYFNVNNSEAGLLVTAYSIGYAIFAFIFGPISDKIGRRFLLIVGLICFSVFGILCGFANNFKVLFLLRILSGISASAAAPQVWASIGDLIPFEKRGRVMGIVSAALAVSQLLGVPIGAFIASAGGWKSSFFALGITSIIVVLLSILYFPKTKTKTINGSAMSSQLLTSLKSVLLNKHALSGLFVTLFLMFGSFGMYSFLGVWLSDSFKLTVNAIGSVIIFVGIGNLIGNLTGGFLADAFGKKKVAIVSMCSLSILLIILPYTSHNFILAMGCILLWFISAGISLSSLNSLLVGLVPSLRGTMMSLNSSFMYIGTTIGVAFNAIILNDLGFHSVGLSSGISVLISVILISILVSLKKDKV, encoded by the coding sequence TTGGAAGAAAAAATAAACATTAAACCTATAGTATTCGTATTATTTATGACTATTTTTATAATCGGTGCAGATACATTTATAATATCACCTTTAGTTCCTACAATTAGCAAATACTTTAATGTCAATAATTCTGAAGCAGGTCTTTTAGTCACTGCATATTCTATAGGCTATGCTATTTTTGCATTTATTTTTGGTCCTATATCTGATAAAATCGGAAGAAGATTTTTACTAATAGTTGGATTGATATGTTTTTCAGTATTTGGCATATTATGTGGTTTTGCAAATAATTTTAAAGTACTGTTTTTACTCCGTATACTATCAGGTATATCAGCATCTGCTGCAGCTCCACAAGTTTGGGCTTCAATAGGTGATTTAATTCCTTTTGAGAAGAGAGGAAGAGTTATGGGAATTGTTTCTGCTGCATTAGCTGTAAGTCAATTATTAGGGGTTCCTATTGGAGCTTTTATTGCAAGCGCTGGTGGATGGAAGTCATCATTTTTTGCACTTGGAATTACTTCAATCATTGTGGTATTATTATCTATTCTATATTTCCCTAAAACTAAGACCAAAACTATTAATGGTAGTGCAATGTCATCTCAACTTCTAACTTCTTTAAAAAGTGTACTATTAAATAAGCATGCACTTTCAGGTTTATTTGTTACATTATTTTTAATGTTTGGGAGTTTTGGTATGTATTCATTTCTTGGTGTATGGCTTTCAGATTCATTTAAGTTAACAGTAAATGCCATAGGAAGTGTTATTATTTTTGTTGGTATTGGTAATTTAATTGGTAATTTGACTGGTGGATTTTTAGCTGATGCTTTTGGTAAAAAGAAAGTTGCTATCGTGAGTATGTGTAGTTTAAGTATACTTTTAATAATACTTCCTTATACAAGTCATAATTTTATATTAGCCATGGGTTGTATTTTATTATGGTTTATAAGTGCAGGAATATCCTTATCTTCTTTAAATTCTTTACTAGTTGGACTTGTACCTTCTTTAAGAGGAACCATGATGTCTTTAAATAGTTCTTTTATGTATATAGGTACAACTATTGGAGTTGCTTTTAATGCTATTATTTTAAATGATCTTGGATTTCATAGTGTTGGATTATCAAGTGGAATTTCTGTATTAATTTCTGTAATATTGATTTCCATACTTGTTTCATTAAAAAAAGACAAAGTTTAA
- a CDS encoding response regulator transcription factor: MTKVLLIEDDKNISEMVTEYLTNDVYEVTQVYDGESAIDEFRAHPYDLVLLDLMIPKINGINVMRKIREHDVTPIIIITAKDNDTDKAIGLGLGADDYLTKPFSLIELSARIKANIRRVTKYVKEQEINRNEVISVKDLEINIYKYSVTKKGKQLNLTHKEFEILKLLSSNLGRVFSNINLYFLIYRLNFVFF, from the coding sequence TTGACTAAAGTATTATTAATAGAAGATGATAAAAACATAAGCGAAATGGTTACTGAATACTTAACAAATGATGTATATGAAGTTACACAAGTTTACGATGGAGAATCGGCAATTGATGAATTTAGAGCACATCCTTATGATTTGGTTCTTTTAGATTTAATGATTCCAAAAATTAATGGCATCAATGTTATGAGGAAAATAAGAGAGCATGATGTTACACCTATTATTATTATAACAGCCAAGGATAATGATACAGATAAAGCAATTGGCTTAGGCCTTGGGGCAGACGATTATTTAACAAAACCATTTTCTTTAATTGAACTTTCAGCAAGAATTAAAGCCAATATAAGGCGTGTAACAAAGTACGTAAAAGAACAGGAGATTAATAGAAATGAAGTGATTTCTGTAAAAGACTTGGAAATTAATATATATAAATATTCTGTTACTAAAAAAGGAAAGCAATTAAATTTGACTCATAAGGAGTTTGAAATTTTAAAGTTACTATCTTCCAATTTGGGCAGAGTTTTTTCAAATATCAATTTATATTTTTTAATTTACAGGTTAAACTTTGTCTTTTTTTAA
- a CDS encoding AAA family ATPase: MGKRFNVTGICIPEKHYMVDISEKLKNIMKLVEDEEYFIINRPRQYGKTTTLYMLERILDKNSEYLTISTSFEGVGDLIFEEEQRFVKEFLQILADSLFLQHEDLADFLEKQKSKVNSFNDLSKAIARFIMKVNKKVILMIDEVDKSSNNQLFLSFLGMLRNKYLLRNSGKDKTFHSVILAGVHDVKSLKLKIRPDEEHKYNSPWNIASDFDVDMSFSKEEIETMLDDYIKDKNVNLDRKYFSERLHFYTSGYPFLVSKLCKIIDEKIMDKNHKVWENEYLDLAVKELLKEDNTNFQSLIKNIENNSKLKEMVKNLIIDGNKITYNINNPVINLGIIYGVFRNEDFNLKMNNRIYEQLLYDYMSSLIETSRNLSFYNEKSQFINADSSLNVRKILLKFQEFMKHEHSEKREAFLEEDGRLLFLAFLSPIINGIGFAFKEVKGGEEKRFDIVITYTKRIYILEFKIWRGDKYHEKGLVQLGEYLEQYGLEEGYLLIFDFRKVKGVSGKTEEVTVRIHEKEKKILEVYC; this comes from the coding sequence ATGGGCAAGAGATTTAATGTTACAGGTATATGTATACCAGAAAAACATTATATGGTAGATATATCGGAGAAATTGAAGAATATAATGAAACTCGTAGAAGATGAGGAGTATTTTATAATAAATAGACCAAGACAGTATGGAAAGACAACTACCTTATATATGCTGGAAAGAATACTTGATAAAAATAGTGAATACCTAACTATATCTACAAGTTTTGAAGGGGTAGGAGATTTAATTTTTGAAGAAGAACAGAGATTTGTAAAAGAATTTTTACAGATATTAGCTGACAGTTTGTTTTTACAGCATGAAGATCTAGCTGATTTTTTGGAAAAGCAAAAGAGCAAAGTTAATAGTTTTAATGATTTATCAAAGGCTATAGCAAGATTTATTATGAAAGTAAATAAAAAAGTAATACTGATGATAGATGAAGTGGATAAAAGCAGTAATAATCAGCTGTTTTTAAGCTTTTTGGGAATGCTCAGAAATAAGTATTTGCTTAGAAATTCCGGAAAAGATAAAACCTTTCACAGCGTAATATTAGCAGGAGTACACGATGTAAAGAGTTTAAAGTTAAAGATAAGGCCAGATGAGGAACATAAATATAATAGTCCTTGGAATATAGCTTCAGATTTTGATGTGGATATGAGTTTTTCAAAAGAAGAAATAGAAACCATGTTAGATGATTACATAAAAGATAAAAATGTAAATTTAGATAGGAAGTATTTCTCAGAAAGACTTCATTTTTATACCTCAGGATATCCCTTTCTTGTGAGTAAATTGTGTAAGATAATAGATGAAAAGATTATGGATAAGAATCATAAGGTGTGGGAAAATGAATATCTAGATCTGGCTGTAAAGGAACTTCTAAAGGAAGATAATACAAACTTTCAAAGTCTTATTAAAAATATTGAGAATAACAGTAAGTTAAAAGAGATGGTAAAAAATCTGATTATAGATGGAAATAAAATAACTTATAATATTAATAATCCAGTTATAAATTTAGGAATTATATATGGAGTATTTAGGAATGAAGATTTTAATCTTAAAATGAATAATAGAATTTATGAACAGCTGCTATATGATTACATGAGTTCCTTAATAGAAACTTCTAGAAATTTAAGCTTTTATAATGAAAAATCACAATTTATAAATGCAGATAGCAGCTTAAATGTAAGAAAAATATTATTAAAATTTCAGGAATTTATGAAGCATGAGCACTCGGAAAAAAGAGAAGCTTTTTTAGAAGAAGATGGGAGACTACTATTTCTTGCTTTTTTAAGCCCTATAATAAATGGCATAGGCTTTGCATTTAAGGAAGTAAAGGGTGGAGAGGAGAAAAGGTTTGATATAGTTATAACTTATACAAAAAGGATATATATACTGGAATTTAAAATATGGCGGGGAGATAAGTATCATGAAAAGGGACTTGTACAACTGGGAGAATATTTAGAGCAGTATGGATTAGAGGAGGGGTACCTCTTAATATTTGACTTTAGAAAAGTTAAGGGAGTATCAGGAAAGACAGAAGAAGTAACTGTTAGAATTCATGAAAAGGAAAAGAAAATTTTAGAGGTATATTGTTAG
- a CDS encoding MarR family winged helix-turn-helix transcriptional regulator: protein MDKELERQIFKKIKYLNNLAVDKFSCIFNECIATGIQFCVLRNITEGITMTELRKSVDCVASNMTTLIKRMERDNLVYTEKNPDDRRETKVYLTEHGEKTLDLMEPEYKSFLSKLYSKLTDEEKNTLNHLLTKLIDKNK from the coding sequence ATGGATAAAGAATTAGAAAGACAAATATTTAAAAAAATTAAATACTTAAACAATTTAGCAGTAGATAAATTTTCATGTATTTTTAATGAATGTATCGCTACAGGTATTCAGTTTTGTGTATTGAGAAATATTACAGAAGGTATAACTATGACTGAATTAAGAAAATCAGTAGATTGTGTAGCAAGCAACATGACTACCTTAATAAAAAGAATGGAAAGAGATAATTTAGTTTATACGGAAAAAAATCCAGATGACAGAAGGGAGACAAAAGTATATTTAACTGAACATGGAGAAAAAACACTGGATTTAATGGAACCTGAATATAAATCTTTCTTATCAAAATTATATTCTAAATTAACTGATGAAGAAAAAAACACATTAAATCATCTGTTAACAAAATTAATTGATAAAAATAAATAA
- a CDS encoding DUF1062 domain-containing protein, which produces MFRINAQRKYLDIWLIYKCSDCDSTWNMTIYSRINPKSITHEILDGFNSNNRELSKIYAMNTELIRKNGAEVGLPKYKILGDNINFNTPIELHIKSSYPSRLKVSSLLREKMNLSQNAFEQMITSGSIRSTSGLDLKKCRLQADVILIIDKE; this is translated from the coding sequence TTGTTCCGGATAAATGCACAACGTAAGTATTTAGATATATGGTTAATCTATAAATGTTCAGATTGCGATTCTACTTGGAATATGACTATCTACTCCCGTATCAATCCTAAAAGTATTACCCATGAAATATTAGATGGGTTCAATAGCAACAATAGAGAACTTTCCAAAATATATGCTATGAATACAGAGTTAATACGCAAGAATGGAGCTGAAGTTGGACTTCCAAAGTATAAAATACTAGGGGACAATATTAACTTCAACACTCCTATAGAATTGCATATAAAAAGCTCTTATCCATCTCGGCTTAAAGTATCTTCTTTGCTGCGGGAAAAAATGAATTTATCTCAAAATGCTTTTGAACAGATGATAACCAGCGGATCAATTCGAAGCACTAGCGGACTTGATTTAAAAAAATGCAGATTGCAAGCAGATGTTATATTGATTATTGATAAAGAATAG
- a CDS encoding GNAT family N-acetyltransferase: MSIKIKRNELLNCNELNELLATNSWDVYPIEKLEKCIETSWGNICARNDKEELIGYVRILSDGIRHAYICSLIVHPDYSKKGIGSSITKELLNMLREYNFYPTLVAGPNKKDYYKKFGFEVESNGFTAMCIRKPY; this comes from the coding sequence ATGAGCATTAAGATAAAAAGAAATGAATTATTGAATTGTAATGAACTAAACGAGCTTCTTGCTACAAATTCTTGGGATGTGTATCCCATTGAGAAATTAGAGAAATGTATAGAAACTTCCTGGGGAAATATATGTGCAAGAAATGATAAGGAAGAATTAATTGGCTATGTAAGAATACTGTCTGACGGTATAAGACATGCATATATATGCAGTCTGATTGTTCATCCTGATTATAGCAAAAAAGGTATTGGTTCATCCATAACAAAAGAACTGTTAAATATGCTTAGAGAATATAATTTTTATCCTACTTTAGTTGCTGGTCCTAATAAGAAAGATTACTATAAGAAATTTGGATTTGAAGTAGAGAGCAATGGGTTTACTGCTATGTGTATTCGCAAGCCATATTAA
- a CDS encoding isochorismatase family protein, whose product MPNSIGVKIHQSVLPQAGEKVFVKHSLNAFLKTGLSEELLRNNILHIVICGMMSHMCIDTTVRAAHDLGFLVTVLEDACNTKDLLWNGAAITAQMVHNTFMASLNGVFAQVMHTDKFLENVKNSLIVYFSNITIICTAGKDVYALLIYNLKSNYILIRI is encoded by the coding sequence TTGCCAAATAGCATAGGAGTGAAAATACACCAAAGTGTTTTACCACAAGCTGGCGAAAAAGTTTTTGTTAAACATTCCCTCAATGCATTTTTGAAGACTGGTTTGTCAGAGGAACTGCTTCGGAATAATATCCTCCATATTGTAATCTGCGGAATGATGAGCCACATGTGCATTGATACAACGGTCAGGGCAGCACATGATTTGGGATTTTTGGTGACGGTGCTTGAGGATGCATGTAACACGAAAGATTTGCTTTGGAATGGCGCTGCCATCACCGCTCAAATGGTACACAATACGTTTATGGCTTCGCTTAATGGTGTTTTTGCACAAGTGATGCATACAGATAAGTTTTTAGAAAACGTAAAAAACTCTTTAATAGTATATTTTTCAAATATAACCATCATATGTACAGCAGGGAAAGATGTATATGCCCTGCTGATTTATAATCTTAAATCAAACTATATATTAATAAGGATTTAA
- a CDS encoding CatB-related O-acetyltransferase, whose protein sequence is MTIPDLNKIYPRNNDHQIVYLKNVITKDNIEVGDYTIYNDFYDDPREFENNNVLYHYPVNNDKLIIGKFCSIACRAKFIMNSGNHSMKSLSTYTFPIFGEEWDETLNPKDAWDNKGNIEIGNDVWIGYEAVIMSGVKIGDGAIIGTRAVVTKDIPPYAIVGGTPAKVIRKRYEDKIISKLMEIKWWNWSYEKIQRNISYIQAGEIEKLS, encoded by the coding sequence ATGACTATTCCAGATTTAAATAAAATATATCCAAGAAATAATGATCATCAGATAGTGTATCTTAAAAATGTAATTACAAAGGATAATATAGAAGTTGGAGATTATACAATATATAATGATTTTTATGACGATCCGCGAGAATTTGAAAATAATAATGTATTGTATCACTATCCTGTAAATAATGACAAGTTAATAATTGGGAAGTTTTGTTCTATTGCATGTAGAGCAAAGTTTATTATGAATAGTGGCAATCATTCAATGAAATCACTATCTACTTATACATTTCCTATCTTCGGTGAAGAATGGGATGAAACATTGAATCCTAAAGATGCGTGGGACAACAAAGGTAATATTGAAATTGGGAATGATGTATGGATAGGATATGAAGCCGTAATTATGTCAGGAGTAAAGATAGGAGATGGTGCAATTATAGGTACTAGGGCAGTAGTAACCAAGGACATACCACCCTATGCTATTGTTGGAGGTACACCTGCAAAAGTGATAAGAAAAAGATATGAGGATAAGATAATTTCTAAATTGATGGAAATTAAATGGTGGAACTGGTCCTATGAAAAAATTCAAAGAAATATTTCATATATTCAAGCGGGAGAAATAGAGAAGTTAAGTTGA
- a CDS encoding IS110 family transposase, whose translation MSKFFYRPIVGIDVSADFSVVAILAPDGEVYRKPFKIKHNRNGFDYLVDQIKKAEEEFNMKTAIFMESTGVYHLTLFHFLRDTFETCILNPLITNCNKNGDIRKVKNDKKDALTIAKIGKFQNVKYTSAFDIEIYTLKALCRDYYKFTDSKSTFKKKLSTDLKIIFPSYSSVFSNITCKTSIAILKEYSSPKAILNADKNELIDLIRSHSRKGLTYSEKIYKKLIDAAEEAIYIGLKSPSLFVKIMNTISVIETLENQLNNLLNEIHSLMKSNRISEQFKKNVQLIYSIPGIGELTAITIMSEIGNIKGFVKAKHLVAYFGIDPSVNQSGKFNSNKNTMSKRGTRIGRRALYAVALASIRTSRSGEPINKVLLTYYKENLNGKSKKVALVAIMHKLVNYIFSVLRNQKEYEIRDPKIHIKMYLNNGSTTAA comes from the coding sequence ATGAGTAAATTTTTTTATAGACCAATAGTTGGAATCGATGTATCAGCAGACTTTTCAGTAGTTGCTATACTAGCACCTGACGGTGAAGTTTATAGAAAGCCTTTTAAAATTAAGCACAATAGAAATGGTTTTGATTACCTAGTAGATCAAATAAAAAAAGCGGAAGAAGAGTTTAACATGAAAACGGCAATTTTCATGGAATCTACTGGTGTATACCATCTTACTCTTTTCCACTTTCTTAGGGATACATTTGAAACATGTATCTTAAATCCACTCATTACTAATTGTAACAAGAATGGAGACATAAGAAAAGTGAAAAATGATAAAAAAGATGCATTAACCATTGCTAAAATAGGCAAATTTCAAAATGTTAAATATACTTCTGCATTTGATATTGAAATTTATACCTTAAAAGCTCTCTGTAGAGATTACTATAAGTTTACTGATAGTAAATCTACTTTTAAGAAAAAGCTTTCTACCGACTTAAAAATTATTTTTCCTAGCTATAGCTCTGTTTTTTCAAACATTACTTGCAAAACATCAATAGCAATTTTAAAAGAATATTCAAGTCCTAAAGCTATCTTAAATGCTGATAAAAATGAGTTAATAGATCTTATTCGCAGTCATTCAAGAAAAGGACTAACATATAGTGAAAAAATCTATAAAAAGCTAATTGATGCTGCTGAAGAAGCTATTTACATTGGTCTTAAATCGCCTAGCCTGTTTGTAAAAATCATGAACACAATTTCTGTAATAGAAACTTTAGAAAATCAGCTTAACAATTTATTAAATGAAATTCATTCATTGATGAAAAGCAATAGGATTTCAGAGCAATTTAAGAAAAATGTTCAATTGATTTACTCAATACCAGGTATTGGTGAATTAACTGCCATCACAATAATGAGTGAAATAGGCAATATTAAAGGTTTTGTAAAAGCTAAACATTTAGTTGCTTACTTTGGTATTGACCCATCTGTCAATCAATCTGGTAAGTTTAACAGTAATAAAAATACTATGTCTAAACGTGGTACCAGAATAGGCAGAAGAGCCTTATATGCTGTGGCATTAGCATCCATACGAACCAGTAGAAGCGGTGAACCTATAAACAAAGTTTTACTTACCTACTATAAAGAAAACCTAAATGGTAAAAGCAAAAAGGTTGCTTTAGTGGCAATAATGCATAAACTTGTTAATTACATATTCTCCGTCCTAAGGAACCAAAAAGAGTATGAAATACGTGATCCTAAAATACATATTAAAATGTATCTTAATAATGGTTCTACTACAGCAGCCTAA
- a CDS encoding CD3324 family protein translates to MSYKKVIYILPDDLLEQVQKYVDGEFIYIPRKLGNKKEWGTRTSTRQELYKRNTKIYEEYLAGHSSQDLSRKYFLSLKSIQRIIRKQKNSV, encoded by the coding sequence ATGAGCTATAAGAAAGTAATTTATATACTCCCTGATGATTTGCTTGAACAGGTGCAGAAATATGTAGATGGTGAGTTTATATATATTCCCAGAAAATTAGGTAATAAAAAGGAATGGGGAACCAGGACCTCTACCCGCCAAGAATTATATAAACGAAATACAAAGATTTATGAAGAGTATTTGGCGGGTCATAGTTCACAAGATTTATCTAGAAAATATTTTTTATCCTTGAAAAGTATACAAAGGATAATAAGGAAACAAAAAAATAGTGTTTAA
- a CDS encoding endonuclease MutS2, with product MDNTTLEKLHYYELKEIVKGYCVSGLGKALLDKLEPSTNIKVVSRRLDETSEGRALLDASYHIPFDGIFNVIPLIEKMEKGASLAPEDLSMIENFLRGCRKLKLFMKDKEGYAPTLSAYSLNITDLSYIEEEINISISGNRIDSSASKELKKIRKHIDICEGQIKGKLEKFLKNPTNKDYIQEFFISQRNGKYTIPIKAAFKNQVQGEVIETSLKGSTVFIEPNVIAKYTSELATLKIEEAMEEYKILATLTEMLYERIKEIKMNIDVISEYDMIWAKARYSSDIEGIKPKLNEYGYIKIIKGSYPLIKNGVPLDFEIGKDYRSLIITGPNAGGKTIVLKTLGMLTLATQSGFHIKAKEGTEISIFNNIFVDIGDNQSIENALSTFSSHVKNLAYIIKESTKSTLLLFDEIGSGTEPNEGAALAISILEELYHKGCITVSTTHYGEIKNFSEQHPDFENAAMEFRKDTLEPLYKLNIGKTGDSNALYISKKMGISDNIIERARRYIENKDYNYELVRDSKVNKKKDIEEDKGEIYEFVIGDKVLWVDKNESAIVYKEKDIYNNITILFNKEFVNVNYTRLKLEIKASELYPEGYDLNQLFVNFKERKLERDIERGSKKALKKLKKNHLK from the coding sequence ATGGATAATACAACATTAGAAAAACTACATTACTATGAATTAAAGGAAATAGTAAAAGGTTATTGTGTAAGCGGCTTAGGCAAAGCCTTATTAGATAAATTAGAACCAAGTACAAATATAAAAGTAGTAAGTAGAAGATTGGATGAGACCTCTGAAGGAAGAGCACTTTTAGATGCTTCTTATCATATACCTTTTGATGGAATATTTAATGTGATCCCGCTTATAGAAAAAATGGAAAAAGGTGCATCATTAGCTCCAGAGGATTTAAGCATGATAGAAAATTTTTTAAGAGGTTGCAGAAAGCTTAAATTATTTATGAAGGATAAGGAAGGTTATGCCCCTACTTTGAGTGCATATAGCTTAAATATAACAGATTTAAGTTATATAGAAGAGGAAATAAATATATCAATATCAGGAAATAGAATAGATTCAAGTGCTTCAAAGGAACTTAAAAAAATAAGAAAACATATTGACATATGTGAAGGTCAAATAAAGGGAAAACTTGAAAAATTCCTAAAAAATCCTACAAATAAAGATTATATACAAGAATTTTTTATAAGCCAAAGAAATGGAAAATATACCATACCTATAAAAGCTGCCTTTAAAAATCAAGTGCAAGGTGAAGTTATTGAAACCTCGCTAAAGGGTAGTACCGTATTTATAGAACCAAATGTAATAGCCAAATATACTTCTGAGCTAGCAACCCTAAAAATTGAAGAGGCTATGGAAGAATATAAAATATTAGCTACTTTAACGGAGATGTTATATGAAAGAATAAAAGAAATTAAAATGAATATTGATGTAATATCTGAGTATGATATGATTTGGGCAAAAGCAAGGTACAGTAGTGATATAGAAGGAATAAAGCCTAAACTAAATGAGTATGGTTATATAAAAATAATTAAAGGCAGCTATCCTTTAATTAAAAATGGAGTACCATTAGATTTCGAAATAGGAAAAGATTATAGATCACTAATAATCACGGGACCTAATGCCGGAGGAAAAACAATAGTATTAAAAACCTTAGGAATGTTAACTCTTGCAACTCAATCAGGATTTCATATAAAGGCTAAAGAAGGTACAGAAATATCTATATTTAACAATATATTTGTAGATATAGGAGATAATCAAAGTATCGAAAATGCCTTAAGTACTTTTTCATCTCATGTGAAAAATCTAGCATATATAATAAAAGAAAGTACTAAATCAACATTATTATTGTTTGATGAAATTGGTAGTGGAACAGAGCCAAATGAAGGTGCAGCTTTAGCCATATCTATTTTAGAGGAATTGTACCATAAGGGATGCATAACAGTATCAACAACACATTATGGAGAGATTAAAAACTTCTCCGAGCAACATCCAGACTTTGAAAATGCAGCTATGGAATTTAGAAAAGACACCTTAGAGCCATTATATAAGCTTAATATAGGAAAAACAGGAGATAGTAATGCTCTTTATATATCAAAGAAAATGGGAATTTCAGATAATATAATTGAAAGAGCTAGAAGATATATAGAAAATAAGGATTATAATTATGAGCTAGTAAGGGATAGCAAGGTTAATAAGAAAAAAGATATTGAAGAAGATAAAGGTGAAATATATGAGTTTGTTATAGGAGATAAGGTCCTTTGGGTGGATAAGAACGAAAGTGCCATTGTTTACAAAGAAAAGGATATATATAATAATATAACTATTTTATTTAACAAAGAATTTGTTAATGTAAATTACACGAGATTAAAATTAGAAATTAAGGCCTCAGAGCTATATCCAGAGGGATATGACTTAAATCAATTATTTGTTAACTTTAAAGAAAGAAAGCTTGAAAGGGATATAGAAAGAGGGTCCAAAAAGGCTTTAAAGAAACTTAAAAAAAATCATTTAAAATAA